The Collimonas sp. PA-H2 genome contains a region encoding:
- a CDS encoding histidine triad nucleotide-binding protein, translated as MENCIFCKIAAKQIPSKLIYEDDDLVAFNDINPAAPIHFLIVPKQHIATLADCGEQHAALLGKMALLAPRLAKEQGCGYQLDEQGHASGGFKTLFNTGPEGGQEVYHLHMHVIGGPKPWRGQR; from the coding sequence TTGGAAAATTGTATTTTTTGCAAAATCGCGGCCAAGCAGATCCCGTCCAAGCTGATCTATGAAGACGATGACCTGGTCGCCTTCAACGACATCAATCCGGCGGCGCCCATCCATTTTCTTATTGTGCCGAAGCAACATATCGCGACGCTTGCCGATTGCGGTGAGCAGCACGCCGCTTTGCTGGGTAAAATGGCGCTCCTGGCGCCGCGTCTCGCAAAAGAGCAAGGTTGTGGCTACCAGCTCGATGAGCAAGGCCATGCCAGCGGCGGTTTCAAGACCCTGTTCAACACCGGACCGGAGGGCGGCCAAGAGGTGTACCATTTGCATATGCACGTCATCGGCGGACCTAAGCCGTGGCGCGGGCAGCGCTAA
- a CDS encoding phosphoribosyl-ATP diphosphatase — MSDTLQRLAAVIESRKPANGGDPATSYVARLFAKGDDAILKKIGEEATETVMAAKDARVDGDVSHVLYECADLWFHSMIMLAQFNLTPQDVLQELARREGLSGIDEKASRKLSEHEQQESDTGKN; from the coding sequence ATGAGTGATACCTTACAGCGCCTGGCCGCCGTCATCGAGTCGCGCAAGCCAGCCAACGGCGGCGATCCGGCCACGTCCTATGTGGCGCGCTTGTTCGCCAAGGGCGACGATGCGATCCTGAAGAAGATCGGCGAGGAAGCCACGGAAACCGTGATGGCCGCCAAGGATGCGCGCGTCGACGGCGACGTTTCGCATGTCCTGTATGAATGCGCCGACCTGTGGTTCCATTCGATGATCATGCTGGCGCAATTCAACCTGACGCCGCAAGATGTGCTGCAGGAACTGGCGCGGCGCGAGGGTTTATCCGGGATCGACGAAAAAGCCAGCCGCAAGCTGAGCGAGCACGAACAGCAGGAATCCGATACAGGTAAGAATTGA
- the hisF gene encoding imidazole glycerol phosphate synthase subunit HisF, whose product MTLAKRIIPCLDVTNGRVVKGVNFLELRDAGDPVEIARRYDEQGADELTFLDITASSDNRDLILPIIEAVASQVFIPLTVGGGVRVVEDVRRLLNAGADKVGINTSAVTNPQLVADAAAKYGSQCIVVAIDAKQVAPGKWEVFTHGGRKATGLDAIEWAQKMEQLGAGEILLTSMDRDGTKVGFDLALTSSVSNAVTIPVIASGGVGGLQDLADGIKIGRADAVLAASIFHYGQHTVQEAKQFMAAQQIPMRLA is encoded by the coding sequence ATGACTCTTGCCAAACGCATCATCCCCTGCCTCGACGTGACCAATGGCCGCGTCGTCAAGGGCGTCAATTTCCTGGAGCTGCGCGACGCCGGCGATCCGGTCGAGATCGCCCGCCGCTACGACGAGCAGGGCGCTGATGAACTGACCTTCCTCGACATCACCGCGTCGTCAGACAACCGCGACCTGATCCTGCCGATCATCGAAGCGGTGGCGTCGCAGGTATTCATTCCGCTGACGGTAGGCGGCGGCGTGCGCGTGGTGGAAGATGTGCGCCGTCTGCTGAACGCCGGCGCCGACAAGGTCGGCATCAATACTTCCGCGGTGACCAATCCGCAGCTGGTGGCGGACGCCGCCGCCAAGTACGGTTCGCAATGCATCGTGGTCGCCATCGACGCCAAGCAGGTCGCGCCGGGCAAGTGGGAAGTATTCACCCACGGCGGCCGCAAGGCGACCGGCCTGGATGCGATCGAATGGGCGCAAAAGATGGAACAGCTGGGAGCCGGCGAAATCCTGCTGACCAGCATGGACCGCGACGGCACCAAGGTTGGTTTCGACCTGGCCTTGACCAGCAGCGTGTCGAATGCCGTGACGATACCGGTGATTGCCTCCGGCGGCGTCGGCGGCTTGCAGGACCTGGCTGACGGCATCAAGATCGGCCGCGCCGATGCGGTGCTGGCGGCGAGCATTTTCCACTATGGTCAACACACTGTGCAGGAAGCCAAGCAGTTCATGGCGGCACAGCAGATCCCTATGAGGCTAGCATGA
- the tatA gene encoding Sec-independent protein translocase subunit TatA produces the protein MGSFSIWHWLIVLVIVMLVFGTKKIGNMGSDLGKAVKGFKDGVKGEEEKAAADKQTIDVAAKEKDKSGN, from the coding sequence ATGGGTTCGTTCAGTATTTGGCACTGGTTGATCGTGCTGGTTATCGTGATGTTGGTATTTGGCACCAAAAAAATCGGCAACATGGGCTCCGACCTCGGCAAGGCCGTCAAGGGCTTCAAGGATGGCGTCAAGGGCGAGGAAGAAAAAGCCGCCGCTGACAAACAAACGATTGATGTGGCAGCCAAAGAAAAGGACAAGTCCGGCAACTGA
- the hisI gene encoding phosphoribosyl-AMP cyclohydrolase, with product MSSVSWLNKVRWDEHGLVPVIAQELGSNDVLMFAWMNRDALAKTVALGEAVYWSRSRKKLWHKGEESGHVQKVHEIRLDCDEDVVLLKVTQAGDIACHTGRHSCFFQKYESDSKSWEAVEPVLKEPDEIYK from the coding sequence ATGAGCAGCGTGAGTTGGTTAAACAAGGTCAGATGGGATGAACACGGCCTGGTGCCGGTGATTGCCCAGGAGCTGGGTTCGAACGATGTCCTGATGTTCGCCTGGATGAACCGTGACGCCCTGGCGAAGACGGTGGCGTTGGGCGAGGCAGTCTACTGGAGCCGCTCGCGCAAGAAACTCTGGCACAAGGGCGAAGAGTCCGGCCACGTGCAGAAAGTGCATGAAATCCGTCTCGATTGCGACGAAGACGTGGTGTTGCTGAAAGTGACCCAGGCCGGCGACATCGCTTGCCATACCGGCCGCCATTCCTGCTTCTTCCAGAAGTATGAAAGCGACAGCAAGAGCTGGGAAGCGGTCGAGCCGGTGTTGAAAGAACCGGACGAGATTTATAAATAA